In the Phycisphaerae bacterium genome, one interval contains:
- a CDS encoding beta-hydroxyacyl-ACP dehydratase — protein MKFALIDRIAELVPGERIVAVKALSLAEEYLADHFPRFPVMPGVLMIEALVQASAWLVRETTGYAQSMLLLSEAKNVTYKSFVSPGQVLEVTVEAKAIGADVSRFVGFGRCGETEMVKAHWSLRHFNLADKDASLAPLDRRLIADARQYMTLLRRDR, from the coding sequence ATGAAGTTTGCCTTGATCGATCGAATCGCGGAACTGGTGCCTGGCGAGCGGATCGTCGCCGTCAAGGCCCTGTCGCTGGCCGAGGAGTATCTGGCGGATCATTTTCCCCGCTTTCCGGTCATGCCGGGTGTCCTTATGATTGAGGCCCTGGTTCAGGCGTCCGCCTGGCTGGTGCGGGAGACGACCGGGTACGCCCAGAGCATGCTGCTCTTGTCCGAGGCGAAGAATGTCACGTACAAGAGTTTCGTCTCGCCGGGCCAGGTACTGGAAGTCACGGTGGAAGCCAAGGCCATCGGGGCCGACGTGAGCCGATTTGTGGGATTTGGGCGGTGCGGCGAGACAGAAATGGTGAAGGCTCATTGGTCCCTTCGCCACTTCAATCTGGCCGACAAGGATGCCAGCCTTGCTCCGCTGGACCGCCGGTTGATCGCGGATGCGCGACAATACATGACTCTGTTAAGACGCGACCGATAA
- a CDS encoding sulfatase: MRYCHPTPWIAGPVLLLGAAPVFAAPETERNPRRPNIIVIVADDLGYADIGVYGCKDVPTPQIDSIARNGVRFSNGYVSCPVCSPTRAGLVTGRYQQRFGHEFNPGQLGQAAARARATQPNTPAVTFGLPLDEVTLADRLKSAGYATGMVGKWHLGDKPPYRPLKRGFEEYYGFLGGAHPYVDLKASDRAPIFRGNEPLDESEYLTDAFAREAVAYIDRHKKQPFFLYLTFNAVHTPQQVPDKYLARFGEIQDPKRRNMAAMLSAMDDGIGRVLGKIRSESLENDTLIFFISDNGGPTKGNGSLNTPFTGFKGGLNEGGIRVPFLVQWKGQIPPGRVYDRAVISLDIHPTALAAASPEKPLDIPADKALDGVNLLPFLRAEKSGSPHEVLFWRFGRQAAVRKDDVKLLRIQGQTTLYDLSKDPAEEHDLSGEKPELIKELTAALAKWESELKKPLWPQTRARAAAARDGAGNRQRQGRRATPTP, from the coding sequence ATGCGATATTGCCATCCCACCCCTTGGATCGCCGGGCCTGTCCTCCTGCTGGGAGCCGCTCCCGTGTTCGCGGCCCCGGAGACAGAGAGGAACCCCCGTCGCCCCAACATCATCGTCATCGTGGCCGACGACCTGGGTTACGCCGACATCGGCGTCTATGGCTGCAAGGACGTGCCTACACCTCAGATCGACTCGATCGCTCGAAACGGCGTGCGGTTCAGCAACGGCTACGTCTCCTGCCCGGTATGCAGCCCCACGCGAGCAGGGCTGGTCACCGGCCGCTACCAACAGCGGTTCGGGCATGAGTTCAACCCCGGCCAGCTGGGCCAGGCGGCCGCACGGGCTCGGGCGACACAGCCGAACACGCCGGCGGTGACCTTCGGCCTGCCGCTCGACGAGGTCACCCTGGCGGACCGGCTCAAATCGGCCGGCTACGCCACGGGAATGGTCGGAAAATGGCACCTGGGCGACAAGCCCCCCTACCGTCCGTTGAAGCGCGGTTTTGAGGAGTACTACGGCTTCTTGGGCGGAGCTCATCCCTACGTGGATCTCAAGGCCAGCGATCGGGCTCCCATCTTCCGCGGCAACGAGCCGCTCGACGAGAGTGAGTACCTGACCGATGCCTTTGCCCGCGAAGCCGTAGCCTACATCGATCGCCACAAGAAGCAGCCGTTCTTCCTGTATCTCACCTTCAATGCGGTCCACACGCCGCAGCAGGTTCCAGACAAGTACCTGGCCCGCTTTGGAGAGATCCAGGACCCCAAACGGCGGAATATGGCCGCCATGCTCAGTGCGATGGATGACGGCATTGGTCGGGTGCTGGGCAAGATTCGGAGCGAGTCGCTGGAAAACGACACACTGATCTTCTTCATCAGCGACAACGGAGGGCCGACCAAGGGCAATGGGTCTTTGAATACGCCTTTCACCGGCTTCAAGGGAGGACTGAACGAGGGCGGCATCCGGGTGCCGTTCCTGGTCCAGTGGAAAGGGCAGATCCCCCCAGGCAGGGTCTACGATCGTGCGGTCATCTCGCTGGATATCCACCCGACAGCCCTGGCGGCCGCCTCGCCCGAAAAGCCCCTGGACATTCCGGCCGACAAGGCCCTGGATGGTGTGAATCTGCTGCCGTTCCTGCGGGCAGAGAAGTCGGGCTCTCCGCATGAGGTTCTCTTCTGGCGATTCGGCCGGCAGGCGGCAGTCCGCAAGGACGATGTGAAACTGCTTCGGATCCAGGGGCAGACCACCCTGTACGATCTATCCAAAGATCCGGCCGAGGAACACGATCTGTCCGGCGAGAAGCCCGAATTGATCAAGGAACTGACGGCGGCCCTGGCCAAGTGGGAGAGCGAACTCAAGAAGCCCTTGTGGCCTCAGACGCGTGCTCGGGCCGCTGCGGCCAGGGATGGGGCGGGAAACCGTCAGCGACAGGGGCGCCGGGCCACGCCGACGCCGTGA
- a CDS encoding esterase-like activity of phytase family protein produces MQRSRLDRFVASNSRPSSLTKGLVLVCGLSLFQLLAAGLAAAEPMKIEFFRFRMPDGKTEVRQGSGLHYGRLGDREGLWAVPDRNGDESASHIIFVDHQRLSDVRQGEAIIATEAFRAAAPAQGWDAFNREHAAISEPVLATLRRQIENASREENAMLDFEGITIGRRTPDGPDRLFAVIETPHSMVLEFDLDTGSGRGRAVLRDCFSYLERENECGTDSNDGLEGIAWLGRPSVLYLCEEGTAPHSPTDKLHFWLKPRLMRCTLQGARVLLDDAWSAAATTNLEKRRTGKSQTLNALSAIDDQQLLAVDRNGGWIYVVDTASGSVTPWLDLYDAKARKSGEPVVPGLNLRERLAHFPGPRVMPYISIEGIAREADGTLWLIDDPAMPEPFREACLVRVKDPPTLPKPASRPGG; encoded by the coding sequence GTGCAGAGGTCGAGACTCGACCGATTTGTAGCCTCCAACTCGAGGCCGTCATCGCTCACGAAGGGGCTGGTTCTTGTCTGCGGGCTGAGCCTGTTTCAACTCCTCGCCGCCGGTCTGGCGGCTGCAGAGCCGATGAAGATCGAGTTCTTCCGATTCCGAATGCCCGACGGCAAGACCGAGGTGCGGCAGGGTTCGGGCCTGCATTACGGCCGGCTCGGCGACCGAGAGGGGCTCTGGGCGGTGCCCGACCGGAATGGTGACGAGTCCGCCAGCCATATCATCTTCGTCGATCACCAGCGGCTCAGCGATGTCCGGCAGGGCGAAGCCATCATCGCCACCGAGGCTTTCCGGGCCGCGGCACCTGCACAGGGATGGGATGCGTTCAACCGGGAACACGCCGCCATCTCGGAACCGGTCCTGGCCACACTGCGACGCCAGATCGAAAACGCCTCACGCGAAGAGAATGCGATGCTGGATTTCGAGGGCATCACCATCGGGCGGCGGACGCCTGATGGGCCGGATCGGCTCTTCGCGGTTATCGAGACTCCTCATTCCATGGTCCTGGAGTTCGACCTCGACACGGGTTCGGGGCGTGGGCGGGCGGTGCTCCGCGACTGCTTCTCTTATCTCGAACGCGAGAACGAGTGCGGGACCGACTCCAACGACGGGCTCGAGGGAATCGCCTGGTTAGGTCGCCCGAGTGTCTTGTACCTTTGTGAGGAGGGTACGGCGCCGCACAGCCCGACCGACAAGCTCCACTTCTGGCTCAAGCCGCGGTTGATGCGCTGCACGCTTCAGGGCGCCCGGGTTCTCCTGGACGACGCTTGGTCCGCCGCCGCGACCACCAACCTCGAGAAGCGCCGGACCGGCAAATCGCAGACGCTGAACGCCCTGAGCGCGATCGATGACCAGCAACTTCTGGCCGTCGATCGCAACGGCGGGTGGATTTACGTGGTGGATACGGCCAGCGGTTCGGTCACTCCTTGGCTGGATCTCTACGACGCCAAGGCACGCAAGAGCGGCGAACCGGTCGTGCCCGGCCTCAACCTTCGCGAGCGATTGGCCCACTTCCCCGGACCGCGGGTCATGCCCTACATCAGCATCGAAGGGATCGCCCGCGAAGCCGACGGTACGCTGTGGTTGATTGACGATCCGGCCATGCCTGAGCCATTCCGTGAGGCGTGCCTCGTGAGGGTGAAGGACCCGCCTACGCTGCCCAAGCCCGCGAGCCGACCCGGGGGTTGA
- a CDS encoding transglutaminase family protein, whose amino-acid sequence MRLFWWTIMAMATTATTTGFGVVEAAPTGASLFWTSNDPAVREARDLALKGKLSEADTVLTESSAPGTAEDAQARAEGREILRRIRIEYDQEPAELLKKLQQKLPDLTTADLEYWRQIGQAQARVLDDKLWYFGREPSNIWLFCDDAKTRLAKREGRDPRALPATSAKEEGLIKHIEEVIAAAEPTGKDQVVPYKITVRYKLTVKPDRPGAKAGSVVRCWLPFPQEYRQQKEVRLLRTSPAEHTLAPTAVDTWPIGGAPQRTVYFERKIEDAAQPLVFEVDFEFVSCAFYPNLDESKARHQGHSFPAEYLVDRPTHIVFTPQIRAKVAEIVGPLNNPLAKARAIFRWICANHRWCAEQEYSVLPNASEKLFLAGRGDCGTHALLFITMCRLADVPARWQSGWETAPGGYNMHDWAEFYVAPWGWLPADTSYGFKDSDNPKVREFYCGHQDAFRLIVNLDYGCPLQPAKKDLRSEPLDFQRGEVEIDGRNLYFDEWSYKFDFDQAPVRQ is encoded by the coding sequence ATGCGGCTTTTCTGGTGGACGATCATGGCCATGGCGACGACGGCGACGACGACGGGTTTTGGGGTGGTCGAAGCGGCTCCCACCGGGGCCTCGCTTTTCTGGACCTCCAACGATCCGGCCGTGCGCGAAGCCCGCGACCTGGCCCTCAAGGGCAAGCTGAGCGAGGCGGACACGGTACTCACGGAATCGTCAGCCCCCGGCACCGCGGAGGATGCCCAAGCCCGCGCCGAGGGCCGCGAAATCCTGCGGCGCATCCGCATCGAATACGATCAGGAGCCGGCCGAGCTTCTGAAAAAGCTCCAGCAGAAGCTGCCCGACCTGACGACCGCCGATCTTGAGTACTGGCGGCAGATCGGCCAGGCCCAGGCCCGCGTGCTCGATGACAAGCTCTGGTACTTCGGCCGCGAACCGTCCAACATCTGGCTGTTTTGCGATGACGCCAAGACCCGGCTGGCCAAGCGCGAAGGTCGCGATCCTCGGGCCCTGCCAGCGACGTCCGCTAAGGAGGAAGGACTGATCAAGCACATCGAGGAGGTCATCGCCGCCGCCGAGCCCACCGGCAAGGACCAGGTCGTCCCCTACAAGATCACCGTTCGGTACAAGCTGACGGTCAAGCCGGACCGGCCGGGCGCCAAGGCGGGTTCCGTCGTCCGCTGCTGGTTGCCGTTTCCGCAGGAATACCGTCAGCAGAAGGAGGTCAGGCTGCTCCGCACATCCCCGGCCGAACACACCCTGGCCCCGACCGCGGTGGATACCTGGCCGATCGGCGGTGCCCCGCAACGCACCGTCTACTTCGAACGCAAGATCGAGGATGCGGCCCAGCCGCTGGTCTTCGAGGTCGATTTCGAGTTCGTGTCCTGCGCCTTCTACCCCAACCTGGACGAGTCCAAGGCTCGCCACCAGGGCCACAGCTTTCCGGCCGAGTACCTGGTGGACCGCCCGACGCACATCGTGTTCACTCCGCAGATCCGGGCCAAGGTGGCCGAGATCGTCGGCCCGCTGAACAACCCGCTGGCTAAGGCCCGGGCGATCTTTCGGTGGATCTGCGCCAACCACAGATGGTGTGCCGAGCAGGAGTACAGTGTCCTGCCCAACGCGTCGGAGAAACTGTTCCTCGCCGGACGGGGCGATTGCGGGACGCACGCCCTGTTGTTTATCACCATGTGTCGTCTGGCCGACGTGCCCGCCCGCTGGCAGTCCGGCTGGGAAACGGCCCCCGGCGGATACAACATGCACGACTGGGCCGAATTCTACGTTGCCCCATGGGGCTGGCTGCCGGCGGACACGTCGTACGGCTTCAAGGACTCCGACAATCCCAAGGTCCGCGAGTTCTACTGCGGGCACCAGGACGCTTTCCGGCTGATCGTCAATCTCGACTACGGCTGCCCGCTTCAGCCGGCCAAGAAGGACCTCCGCAGCGAGCCCCTCGACTTCCAGCGCGGCGAGGTCGAGATCGACGGCCGGAATCTCTATTTTGACGAGTGGAGCTACAAGTTCGACTTCGATCAGGCGCCGGTCAGGCAATGA
- a CDS encoding dipeptidase: MPGADPTQRSSNPVVMTEDGAAFHRRCLVIDGHNDLVWQIYKLGGGSLDRMNLAEPQTERHTDIVRLRRGGLGAQFWAAFVPCSAMREGGCVRIALEQIDIVHRMIARWPETFALARSPEDIEHIHRSGRIASLIGIEGGHAIESSLAVLRTFHALGARYMTLTHSDSTDWCDAATDAPKHNGLTSFGREVVAEMNRVGMIVDVAHTSIKAMHDVLDVSRAPIINSHSGALALAAHPRNIPDEVIRRIAVCGGLVMVNFYSGLLYPPAAEATAGMFEVDRELRAQNPDPDDYARAHDAYWTAHPVPRGTIHNLVDHIDHVVKVAGIDHVGLGSDFDGVGTTPEQVDDVACYPFITQALLDRGYVKSDIRRILGENLMGVFRRVVESADSSA; the protein is encoded by the coding sequence ATGCCCGGAGCCGATCCGACGCAGCGTTCATCCAATCCCGTGGTCATGACCGAGGACGGTGCGGCGTTTCATCGCCGGTGCCTGGTCATCGACGGGCACAACGATCTGGTTTGGCAGATCTACAAGCTCGGTGGCGGCTCGCTCGATCGCATGAACCTGGCCGAGCCGCAAACGGAGCGGCACACCGACATCGTCCGCCTCCGGCGGGGGGGATTGGGCGCCCAGTTCTGGGCTGCGTTCGTGCCCTGCTCGGCGATGCGCGAAGGCGGCTGCGTTCGGATTGCACTCGAGCAGATCGATATCGTTCATCGCATGATCGCTCGCTGGCCGGAGACATTCGCCCTGGCCCGCTCTCCCGAAGATATCGAGCACATCCATCGGAGCGGGCGGATCGCCTCGCTGATCGGTATCGAGGGCGGCCACGCGATCGAGAGCTCGCTGGCCGTGCTGCGGACATTCCATGCGTTGGGTGCCCGCTACATGACGCTCACCCACTCCGACTCGACCGACTGGTGCGACGCCGCTACCGACGCGCCGAAGCACAACGGGCTGACGTCCTTCGGCCGCGAGGTGGTGGCGGAGATGAACCGCGTGGGAATGATCGTGGACGTGGCCCACACGTCGATCAAGGCCATGCACGATGTACTCGACGTCAGCCGCGCGCCGATCATCAACTCGCACTCCGGGGCGCTGGCGCTCGCCGCGCATCCGCGCAACATTCCCGACGAGGTCATCCGGCGCATCGCGGTCTGCGGGGGGCTGGTAATGGTCAACTTCTACTCCGGCCTGCTCTATCCTCCGGCCGCCGAAGCGACCGCCGGCATGTTCGAGGTCGATCGTGAACTGCGAGCCCAGAATCCCGATCCGGATGACTATGCCCGGGCTCACGATGCCTACTGGACGGCACACCCTGTCCCGCGCGGCACGATCCACAACCTGGTCGACCACATCGATCATGTCGTCAAGGTGGCCGGCATCGATCACGTCGGCCTGGGGTCCGACTTCGACGGCGTCGGCACCACGCCTGAGCAGGTGGACGATGTGGCCTGCTACCCGTTCATCACCCAGGCCCTGCTCGATCGGGGGTACGTCAAGTCAGACATCCGCAGGATCCTGGGCGAGAATCTGATGGGCGTGTTCCGGCGCGTCGTTGAGTCTGCAGACTCCTCGGCATAG
- the folE gene encoding GTP cyclohydrolase I FolE: MAASEPQIGKPVDIERIKAAVREILAAVGEDPDREGLKETPRRVAKMYEEVFSGLTVNPGDLLVTAFEEEYDELVVLRDIPFHSMCEHHLLPFEGVAHVGYLPDGRIAGISKLARVVDAFARRPQVQERLTNQVADILMQRLMAKGVAVIMEATHSCMTCRGVRKPGSIMVTSAMRGRCKSDARTRGEVLMLLGGQTRR; this comes from the coding sequence ATGGCAGCAAGCGAACCGCAGATCGGCAAACCGGTGGACATCGAGCGTATCAAGGCCGCGGTGCGCGAAATCCTGGCCGCCGTCGGCGAGGATCCGGATCGCGAAGGCCTCAAGGAGACGCCCCGCCGGGTCGCCAAAATGTACGAAGAGGTCTTTTCGGGTCTCACCGTCAATCCGGGCGACCTGCTGGTCACCGCCTTCGAGGAGGAGTACGACGAGCTGGTCGTGCTCCGCGACATCCCCTTCCACTCAATGTGCGAACACCACCTGCTGCCGTTCGAGGGCGTAGCCCACGTCGGCTACCTGCCCGATGGGCGAATCGCGGGGATTTCCAAGCTGGCCCGGGTGGTGGACGCCTTTGCCCGCCGGCCGCAGGTCCAGGAGCGGCTCACCAACCAGGTGGCCGACATCCTCATGCAGCGGCTCATGGCCAAGGGCGTCGCGGTGATCATGGAGGCCACTCACTCATGCATGACCTGCCGGGGCGTCCGCAAGCCGGGCAGCATCATGGTCACCTCGGCCATGCGCGGGCGGTGTAAATCCGATGCTCGAACCCGGGGCGAAGTGCTCATGCTCCTCGGCGGACAAACGCGGCGGTAG